A genomic stretch from Clavelina lepadiformis chromosome 5, kaClaLepa1.1, whole genome shotgun sequence includes:
- the LOC143461208 gene encoding uncharacterized protein LOC143461208: protein MFTVLGVFLVCHVLLTEAVCPTSPPTTGTMGNCSNKICVCYGGGTTDCSGKELTDIPDIVDQTTILLLHHNNLTKIAANALEGWTQLKTLNISHNSISELRFESLTGLVNLVKLDVSYNQISGEIRPGRGVGNLTALTTLDLSHNRITSITKSLLENLRAENLRELYINNNEIFVVEWENFLNPINLQTLVVHTNRINNAINFLRPLESLRVLDVRYNDFEVFDARIFFYLYDLNIIHFGQKQLVFQGYFDPYHPRSERRMMQIENYNLETFPTDFFNYLQYEQLELINFAKLKNLTLQSYQKKVHLTNMTALDEIEFNKTSTLFQDLKIEDCPRLLFNMTFLNRAVGLQSLQLSKMTVQDAAVENHALKRMTNLTILSLEEIGLSAFKSKTFFANTSLLKLTELNLSKNRLEFLDVDAFVNFPRLQTINLSQNDLSSFGLDILASTNGLHFLDLSQNRIETLKTQSGILGTLRYLNLANNKIHQLGNVLHSLTLLETLDISNNEMSNLEFNVNVLSSVLVTATGNPWNCTCRFLEEYDILRKMMVVFSCTNDTKGLLTCHNPALLSGEGVETLTCEQIMQLNQTPPTQSTPPTPSTPPQQSLTFLIGVGAVVFCAVVAIIIFVRKSQIKFGFEKCFETTHQGSYDRSALSTNAAADIQTGGGQAEPTVGNEPSHPPLKRPLTKQNTTSKYEDTYMTFPEGQAIPENQQHPELKWEPGSNIEQGVVPGPGELKVNEDNYISLTADGPRTLPRSSLHVSGPAFPGLLSNAFNINKNDRTKQKDPKRQQNAENETEKLPVYQNVQTKEREGTVYMKPFN, encoded by the exons ATGTTTACTGTTCTCGGCGTTTTTCTGGTGTGTCATGTTTTGCTGACGGAGGCAGTCTGTCCTACCTCTCCACCAACCACCGGGACGATGGGGAATTGCAGCAATAAGATTTGTGTTTGCTACGGTGGTGGAACTACTGACTGTAGCGGAAAAGAACTCACTGATATTCCAGACATAGTCGATCAGACTACAATCCTGCTTCTACATCACAACAA TTTAACGAAAATCGCAGCAAATGCGCTCGAAGGTTGGACGCAGCTGAAAACGCTGAATATTTCGCACAACTCCATCAGTGAATTGAGATTTGAATCTTTAACTGGTTTGGTAAACCTCGTGAAACTGGATGTAAGTTACAACCAGATCTCGGGCGAAATCAGGCCTGGCAGGGGCGTGGGAAATTTAACAGCACTGACAACGTTGGATTTAAGCCACAACCGTATTACGAGCATCACAAAGTCTTTGCTGGAAAATTTAAGGGCTGAAAATCTAAGAGAACTCTACATAAACAACAACGAAATATTTGTCGTTGAAtgggaaaactttttaaatccGATCAATCTTCAGACTTTAGTCGTCCACACAAACCGGATCAACAACGCAATTAACTTCTTGCGGCCTCTGGAATCGCTGAGAGTTTTGGATGTGAGATACAACGACTTTGAGGTGTTTGATGCaagaattttcttttatttgtaCGACCTAAACATAATACATTTCGGACAAAAGCAGCTGGTCTTCCAAGGTTATTTTGATCCTTATCATCCGAGAAGTGAAAGGAGAATGATGCAAATagaaaattacaatttagAAACTTTTCCGACAGACTTCTTTAACTATTTACAATATGAACAGCTGGAGTTGATAAACTTCGCCAAGCTAAAAAATCTGACTCTCCAGTCATATCAGAAGAAGGTTCATTTGACAAACATGACCGCTCTTGATGAAATAGAGTTCAACAAAACATCGACGCTATTTCAAGATTTGAAAATCGAAGATTGTCCGAGACTCTTATTCAACATGACTTTTCTTAACCGAGCTGTTGGATTGCAAAGTTTGCAACTATCAAAAATGACCGTGCAAGACGCTGCCGTAGAAAACCACGCCTTGAAAAGGATGACGAACCTGACTATTCTAAGCCTGGAAGAAATAGGCTTATCTGCGTTCAAGTCGAAAACGTTTTTCGCAAACACGTCATTGCTGAAACTGACCGAGCTGAACCTCAGTAAAAACCGGCTTGAATTTCTTGATGTGGATGCGTTCGTCAATTTTCCGAGATTGCAGACAATCAATTTATCTCAAAACGATTTAAGTTCATTTGGCCTGGACATTTTAGCCTCAACGAATGGTCTTCATTTTCTTGATTTATCCCAAAACAGAATTGAAACCTTGAAGACACAAAGTGGCATCCTTGGCACCTTGCGGTACCTCAACCTAGCAAATAACAAGATCCATCAACTGGGAAATGTTTTGCACTCGTTGACGTTATTGGAAACCCTGGATATTTCGAACAACGAAATGAGTAATTTGGAGTTTAACGTGAATGTCTTATCATCAGTACTCGTCACGGCAACAGGCAACCCTTGGAATTGCACTTGCCGCTTTCTCGAAGAATATGACATCCTTCGAAAAATGATGGTGGTCTTTTCCTGTACCAACGACACCAAGGGTCTCCTGACTTGCCATAACCCCGCCCTTCTGAGCGGTGAAGGCGTAGAAACGCTCACATGCGAGCAGATAATGCAACTCAACCAAACGCCACCAACTCAATCAACGCCACCAACTCCATCAACGCCACCGCAGCAGTCGCTCACTTTTTTAATAGGAGTAGGCGCCGTGGTGTTCTGTGCCGTGGTTGCGATTATCATATTTGTGAGGAAGTCTCAGATAAAATTCGGATTTGAGAAATGTTTCGAAACGACGCATCAAGGCAGTTATGATCGGTCAGCTCTGTCCACAAACGCAGCAGCAGACATTCAAACTGGCGGCGGTCAAGCTGAACCGACAGTTGGCAATGAACCAAGTCACCCGCCACTAAAGCGACCGCTTACAAAGCAAAACACCACTTCAAAGTACGAAGATACTTACATGACCTTCCCAGAGGGACAGGCCATCCCGGAAAATCAGCAACATCCGGAGTTAAAATGGGAACCAGGGAGTAATATAGAGCAGGGTGTAGTACCAGGACCAGGAGAGCTAAAAGTGAACGAGGACAATTACATAAGTTTAACAGCAGACGGACCAAGAACGCTCCCGAGGTCTTCGCTACACGTAAGCGGTCCAGCATTTCCAGGTCTCTTAAGCAACGCATtcaacataaacaaaaatgacagAACAAAACAAAAGGATCCAAAGAGACAGCAAAATGCCGAAAATGAAACGGAGAAGTTGCCAGTCTATCAAAACGTTCAAACTAAAGAGAGGGAGGGTACAGTGTATATGAAACCGTTCAACTAA
- the LOC143461210 gene encoding uncharacterized protein LOC143461210: MSTLCRHLCFTLLLSVVVGQTNPQNSSCPFLCSCSGSEVDCSEKNIQEVVWKFPPSTVTLSLRHNNISEISTSNFEISRHSLQRLDISQNSLQSVPSALLSLPELTFVNLSHNAIVFDFHDGAVFSANTKLVTLDLSYNDLEYVIPWWFQLLGDLKVVHLDGNRLSQFNFLLFMGSPKLTTVTVGNNLISNLAFGVQADVRTLDLSGNKFVFTNETELSRITPRLNDLRIGHTGLQYFDRTFADLPGLYKLGLFDCEQTHLSSDLFQSSTLLAHLSLAGGSLDAIDLAKMSNLQSLILTDLDNLTSFTVTSCHKFTDLSIKNAQNLREVTVKKGRKFERFFSREIFSNANEITKLTLSVLKLGKLRRLMFDNLPELELLDLSSDRITAIENDVFSHLPKLRRLDLSGNLLSAVDSGTFSSATFTYLDLSRNFITHVSAAAFSALPSLEHVNLSENKLRTFPRPESVLPFFELRSNPWECSCELHATIASLLLADGCLNKDDSECFRCTAPSGHEVKSLFHLEAECKGRNAGGSPTPGAMTETIVIALAASMGGILSAIFVIAIAWKRGCLRKKRTSVAADDSVTCSSSSQSNSDETTNCDYRMEC, from the exons ATGTCAACATTGTGTCGTCATTTATGCTTCACCCTGCTGCTGTCTGTAGTTGTTGGGCAAACTAACCCGCAAAATTCTTCATGTCCTTTCCTTTGCTCTTGTTCTGGAAGCGAAGTGGATTGCTCCGAGAAGAACATTCAAGAAGTTGTTTGGAAATTTCCTCCATCCACTGTTACGCTCtcattacgtcataataa CATCTCAGAGATTTCGAcgtcaaattttgaaatttcccGCCACTCTCTTCAGCGATTGGACATCTCCCAAAATTCCCTCCAATCAGTGCCAAGCGCGCTGCTTTCTCTGCCGGAATTGACGTTCGTAAACCTTTCCCACAATGCCATTGTATTTGACTTCCACGATGGCGCCGTCTTTTCCGCAAACACGAAGCTTGTCACGCTCGATCTGAGCTACAACGACCTGGAATACGTCATACCGTGGTGGTTCCAACTTCTGGGAGATTTGAAAGTCGTTCATTTGGATGGGAATCGGCTCTCACAGTTCAACTTCCTTTTATTCATGGGAAGTCCAAAACTAACCACAGTTACTGTTGGGAACAACCTCATAAGCAACCTGGCATTTGGTGTGCAAGCTGATGTGAGGACCCTGGACTTGAGTGGGAACAAGTTTGTCTTCACTAATGAGACCGAGTTATCTCGCATCACCCCGCGTTTAAACGATTTGCGGATCGGGCATACCGGACTCCAGTACTTTGACCGGACTTTTGCCGACTTGCCCGGACTTTACAAACTCGGACTATTCGACTGCGAGCAAACTCATCTGAGTTCGGATTTATTTCAATCTTCAACTTTACTCGCTCATCTTTCTCTTGCTGGAGGAAGCTTGGATGCTATTGATCTGGCCAAGATGAGTAATTTGCAGTCTCTGATCTTAACTGACCTCGACAACTTGACGTCATTCACAGTCACGTCTTGTCATAAATTCACCGACCTGTCGATCAAAAATGCGCAAAATCTCAGGGAAGTGACCGTGAAGAAAGGACGAAAATTCGAACGATTTTTTTCacgggaaatattttcaaacgcGAACGAAATCACAAAGCTGACCTTGTCAGTGCTCAAACTCGGCAAATTACGACGTCTCATGTTCGACAATCTTCCTGAACTCGAGCTTCTCGATTTGAGTAGCGACAGAATCACAGCGATAGAGAATGACGTTTTTTCGCATTTGCCAAAGTTGAGACGTCTCGACTTGTCTGGTAATTTGTTGTCCGCCGTGGATTCTGGCACTTTTAGCTCCGCCACGTTTACGTACCTCGACCTTTCGCGGAATTTTATCACCCACGTATCCGCAGCCGCCTTTTCCGCGCTTCCCAGTTTGGAACATGTCAATTTATCGGAAAATAAACTGAGGACGTTTCCGCGACCCGAGAGCGTCCTGCCGTTCTTCGAACTTCGCTCGAATCCCTGGGAATGCTCTTGCGAACTACACGCCACTATTGCGTCACTACTTCTCGCCGATGGTTGCCTGAATAAAGACGACTCCGAATGCTTCCGCTGTACGGCGCCATCGGGGCACGAAGTTAAAAGCTTGTTTCATTTAGAAGCTGAATGCAAAGGCCGCAATGCCGGGGGTTCCCCTACTCCTGGAGCCATGACCGAGACGATCGTGATCGCGCTTGCCGCTAGCATGGGTGGTATTTTGTCGGCCATATTTGTGATTGCCATCGCGTGGAAACGTGGCTGCTTGCGGAAAAAAAGGACGTCTGTTGCGGCCGACGATAGCGTAACTTGCTCGTCCTCTAGTCAGTCGAACTCAGACGAAACAACTAATTGCGATTACAGAATGGAATGTTAA
- the LOC143461207 gene encoding chloride channel protein C-like gives MMAEVEETSIEMETIGEISNETSEAKETNMNEPPEVEVVIPAEGNAQTKTEVKPDSTPFPKPKYESFDYFPPWSDVYKEWIIELTQTVACSAIDWRWFILGMMGFVIGIIGALVHQFIHLISHHKWEATEEAVEHGPGAVLGANLTYGLPCVFVAALLIALWPEAGGSGIPEMMGVLNGSIGASVVTPRSRFLQEKYFKYFNYGSFKPRNVIQTLVTKFWSCVLAVASGLPVGPEGPMVHMGGLIGAGLGSISRLNIPCFKRFRNNQDRQNFVSAGVAAGVASAFGAPIGGLLFSMEEVSSVWSVSLTWQTFFCCMIASFTTNLFNSWLDGFHVHGSFGLFSLETKFQVDYNLQTHLLTFIPAIALGIIGGVLGSTFIVCNTVTRRLRKGLLAWFDSCGSFGSFLHYFWHLFEPCATLVAFVVLSGVIAYLVPPHCSPHECSADNPPYNRSECLIGGQVIPGFLVPRTEHEVQRFTCHEGVSWKVDGLYTVNNQSFNQAATLLFGSGSEAIRRLFSKGTHNQLNSFGILCSILAVYAAFACFAANRWLSCGLVVPMLFIGGLYGRIIGQLMVLGFGIHVPAEEPMWAWIDPGAMAVIGAASFFAGVSRLTASLTVIMLEITNDISFLLPIMVAIMTSKWVGDIFTHSLYHNILHFKEVPFLDAEPSVNSEKKEVSKNGWDCQNPCKSSELILDLYTISDVMIKNPVTLYEKGETTKSLSRLLLEKPFRGFPVVNAEGIFQGSISRPELLVIVNFKISAKKNGNTDGDQDSKLRYEKVHMAEVIENQKFRDKLAAALDEKEDARIDLARSTVYIVIKNFST, from the exons ATGATGGCTGAGGTAGAGGAGACTTCGATCGAAATGGAGACCATCGGTGAAATAAGCAATGAAACGTCAGAAGCAAAGGAAACAAACATGAATGAACCACCAG AAGTTGAGGTCGTGATTCCAGCCGAGGGCAATGCTCAGACCAAAACCGAAGTGAAACCTGATAGCACACCATTTCCTAAACCAAA ATACGAAAGTTTTGATTACTTTCCACCATGGAGTGACGTATACAAGGAATGGATCATTGAGTTGACGCAAAC AGTCGCGTGCAGTGCAATTGACTGGCGCTGGTTCATCTTGGGCATGATGGGATTTGTGATCGGGATAATAGGGGCCTTGGTGCACCAGTTCATCCACTTAATCTCACATCACAAGTGGGAAGCAACTGAAGAAGCGGTCGag CATGGACCTGGGGCAGTACTTGGAGCGAATCTGACGTATGGGCTACCTTGTGTGTTCGTGGCTGCGTTGCTGATAGCG CTCTGGCCAGAAGCGGGCGGCTCAGGTATACCGGAGATGATGGGGGTTCTGAATGGCTCCATCGGCGCCAGTGTCGTTACCCCTCGGTCGAGATTTTTGCAGGAGAAATACTTCAAGTATTTCAATTACGGCAGCTTCAAACCACGCAACGTTATTCAGACTTTAGTGACCAAATTCTGGTCCTGTGTTCTTGCCGTCGCCTCCGGTCTGCCTGTTGGTCCTGAAGGTCCCATGGTGCATATGGG AGGTCTTATCGGAGCCGGACTAGGTTCAATCAGTCGGCTCAATATACCTTGCTTCAAGAGGTTCAGGAATAACCAGGACAG ACAAAACTTCGTGTCGGCCGGAGTGGCTGCCGGAGTCGCATCCGCCTTTGGAGCTCCGATTGGAGGATTACTTTTCAGCATGGAAGAAGTGTCTTCGGTTTGGAGTGTGTCATTGACCTGGCAGACTTTTTTCTGCTGCATGATCGCTTCATTCACGACGAATCTCTTTAACTCCTGGTTGGACGGATTCCACGTGCACGGCAGCTTCGGTCTTTTCAGCTTGGAAACCAAATTTCAG GTTGACTACAATCTTCAAACTCATTTACTCACTTTCATCCCCGCGATAGCTTTGGGAATCATTGGCGGTGTTCTAGGGTCCACTTTCATCGTTTGCAACACTGTTACACGAAGACTGCGCAAGGGACTTCTGGCGTGGTTTGACTCTTGTGGCTCCTTTGGCTCCTTCTTGCACTACTTCTGGCACCTGTTCGAACCATGCGCCACACTA GTCGCCTTTGTCGTTCTTAGCGGGGTTATCGCCTATCTCGTTCCGCCGCACTGCTCCCCTCACGAATGCAGCGCAGACAATCCACCTTACAACAG GTCGGAGTGTTTAATTGGCGGACAAGTCATCCCTGGGTTTTTGGTTCCTCGGACGGAACATGAAGTCCAAAGATTTACCTGCCATGAAGGCGTATCCTGGAAGGTAGACGGCCTTTACACTGTCAATAATCAATCATTCAATCAAG CTGCTACACTTCTCTTTGGATCCGGTAGTGAGGCGATTCGACGTTTGTTCTCAAAAGGCACCCACAACCAGTTGAATAGCTTCGGCATATTATGCAGCATCTTGGCCGTTTATGCGGCCTTTGCCTGCTTTGCTGCAAACCGGTGGCTCTCGTGCGGTCTGGTGGTGCCTATGCT GTTCATCGGCGGTCTCTATGGTCGCATCATCGGTCAGTTGATGGTACTCGGGTTCGGGATCCATGTGCCAGCAGAGGAGCCTATGTGGGCGTGGATAGACCCTGGAGCCATGGCGGTCATCGGCGCGGCGTCTTTCTTTGCTGGCGTGTCACGTTTGACCGCGTCACTAACTGTTATCATG CTTGAAATCACAAACGACATCAGCTTTCTTCTTCCAATAATGGTTGCCATTATGACATCAAAATGGGTCGGCGATATTTTCACTCACTCGCTCTACCACAATATCCTCCACTTTAAAGAGGTTCCCTTTTTGGATGCAGAACCGTCCGTCAATTCGGAGAAGAAAGAGGTCTCGAAGAATGGCTGGGATTGTCAGAACCCCTGTAAATCTTCGGA ACTAATCCTGGATCTATACACCATTTCTGACGTCATGATAAAAAACCCGGTGACGCTGTACGAGAAAGGAGAAACCACAAAGAGCCTCTCAAGACTTCTGCTCGAGAAGCCGTTCAGGGGGTTTCCCGTTGTCAATGCCGAAGGAATCTTTCAGGGATCTATAAGCAG ACCCGAACTACTGGTGATCGTGAATTTCAAAATTTCCGCAAAGAAAAACGGGAACACCGACGGCGACCAAGACTCTAAACTTCGTTATGAAAAA GTTCACATGGCAGAAGTTATTGAAAACCAGAAATTTCGGGACAAATTGGCAGCAGCCTTAGATGAAAAAGAGGACGCACGAATCGACTTGGCAAGATCAACTGTTTATATCGTCATAAAGAACTTTTCGACTTAA
- the LOC143461209 gene encoding uncharacterized protein LOC143461209 produces the protein MLSLKLLLFNLIFVISISTASQACPEQCRCHDDTVDCSYGNLTSFPANIPPTTVVLLLHHNRISKFDKSYFEVGSALHRLQVLDLRHNELTVIEEYTFESLYYLRELRLDYNNIEFHSDDILDPFTGTEDNLEILTLSHNKLSGVVTEYTYAYHLDLKELDLSYNLFTEVDREAIPRNVQRLDLSYNQLTDIYARSFRLLRRLEYLDLRGVAMSEMQITIFRGLESLKELRISGDKLVTLAQSLFKGLESLEKLEISGSLIERFPVNLLEPCTQLKWLNLTNNRLASLTQPFFSYVPLLQKLDLSQNLIEDADALATALETPRIVKLNLASNLIRGPLTGLVSMEDLEEADLSRNRLTSLDESYSSGSLKQINFAFNLISYVTPDAFSDCIELQNVNLTANQLSKFPTMSTPSKLMTVYVDDNAWHCDCDFVQSYQEYLSTEILSKLSCSDGDLECIRCSTPDELKDVPVKHLDTTRELNGSCNAIKGRSPRAVETVSVQVITGTAVAVMAVVLVIVAVLLWLRRGTVKKFLRKQSGDNTPQRHVSHIYNGIEGGENEYGTIEAEGPGSSTYTLASELNNNNQYEMASPSNATAVAAYATASNVDSSNVAIYCEAGEAGTGSPFQPGKEHPKPASNMYQDPRSPPLAAHYELPMQNRISTIDPYILPEVLPDSSSSYLGENPYLSPAVPGSGYMEFDAGLKSDDNN, from the coding sequence ATGCTATCACTCAAATTGCtcctttttaatttaatttttgtgatttcaatATCGACGGCAAGTCAAGCGTGTCCAGAACAATGCCGTTGCCACGATGACACGGTTGATTGCTCTTATGGTAATCTGACGTCATTTCCTGCTAACATCCCTCCTACAACCGTTGtcctattgttacatcacaatcgCATCtcgaagtttgacaaaagctaCTTTGAAGTCGGGTCCGCTCTGCACCGACTGCAAGTTCTCGACCTACGTCATAATGAGCTTACTGTAATCGAAGAATATACGTTCGAGTCGCTTTATTACCTCAGAGAACTGCGATTGGATTACAACAACATCGAGTTCCATTCTGACGACATATTGGACCCTTTCACGGGCACGGAAGACAATCTTGAAATTTTGACGCTCAGTCACAACAAACTGAGTGGTGTCGTCACCGAATACACTTACGCCTATCACCTCGACTTGAAAGAACTTGACCTAAGCTACAACCTATTCACCGAAGTGGATCGAGAGGCGATTCCACGCAACGTCCAACGTCTGGATTTGAGCTACAACCAACTTACCGACATCTATGCCCGTTCTTTCAGGCTTCTTCGCCGTCTCGAGTACTTGGACTTGCGAGGTGTAGCTATGTCGGAGATGCAGATCACCATCTTCAGAGGACTTGAGAGCTTGAAGGAACTGCGAATTAGCGGCGATAAACTCGTGACTCTGGCGCAATCGCTCTTTAAGGGTCTCGAGTCGCTTGAGAAGTTGGAGATCAGCGGGAGTTTGATTGAACGCTTTCCTGTTAATCTTCTGGAACCCTGCACTCAGTTGAAATGGTTGAATCTAACCAATAATCGTCTCGCGTCTTTGACCCAACCATTCTTCTCTTATGTCCCACTCCTCCAGAAACTCGATCTCTCGCAAAATCTCATCGAAGATGCGGATGCTCTCGCTACAGCGCTAGAAACTCCCAGAATCGTCAAACTCAATTTAGCATCCAACTTAATCCGAGGACCGTTGACTGGACTTGTTTCAATGGAAGATTTAGAGGAAGCAGATCTCAGTCGAAATCGTTTGACTTCTTTGGATGAAAGTTATTCCTCCGGCTCGTTAAAGCAAATCAACTTCGCCTTCAATCTCATTTCCTATGTTACGCCTGACGCATTTTCCGACTGCATCGAGCTGCAGAATGTCAACTTGACAGCAAACCAACTTTCCAAATTCCCAACCATGTCCACCCCGTCTAAGCTAATGACAGTTTACGTGGACGACAACGCTTGGCATTGCGACTGTGACTTCGTTCAATCCTACCAGGAATATCTGTCCACCGAAATTTTGTCCAAGCTCTCCTGTTCGGATGGAGACTTAGAATGCATCAGATGTAGTACTCCGGATGAATTAAAAGACGTACCGGTAAAACATTTAGATACTACAAGGGAGCTAAACGGTTCCTGTAATGCGATTAAGGGCCGTTCGCCACGGGCCGTGGAAACCGTCTCCGTCCAAGTGATTACCGGCACCGCCGTGGCGGTTATGGCAGTCGTTCTCGTTATAGTCGCAGTCTTGCTTTGGTTGCGAAGGGGCactgttaaaaaatttctgaGAAAGCAAAGTGGTGACAATACACCCCAAAGACACGTTTCTCACATTTACAACGGCATAGAAGGCGGCGAGAACGAGTACGGGACAATAGAAGCCGAAGGTCCCGGGAGTTCTACTTACACACTGGCGTCAGAATTGaacaataataatcaataCGAGATGGCATCTCCGAGTAACGCCACGGCTGTTGCGGCGTATGCCACTGCGTCAAATGTCGATTCCTCGAATGTAGCGATTTATTGTGAAGCCGGAGAAGCCGGGACCGGATCCCCTTTTCAGCCGGGAAAAGAGCATCCAAAACCGGCGAGCAATATGTATCAAGACCCAAGGTCCCCGCCACTCGCCGCCCACTACGAGCTTCCAATGCAGAATCGTATATCTACTATCGATCCTTACATTTTGCCCGAAGTCCTCCCTGACTCCAGTAGTAGCTATTTGGGGGAAAACCCTTACCTGTCACCAGCCGTTCCTGGCTCCGGTTACATGGAATTCGACGCTGGACTTAAGTCCGATGATAATAACTAA